Proteins from one Polynucleobacter wuianus genomic window:
- the nuoK gene encoding NADH-quinone oxidoreductase subunit NuoK — MMNITLAHYLVLSAILFATSVIGIFLNRKNVIVLLMAIELMLLSVNMNFVAFSHYLGDMAGQVFVFFILTVAAAEAAIGLAILVVLFRKVDTINAEDLDHLKG, encoded by the coding sequence ATGATGAACATCACTCTAGCTCACTACTTAGTGCTTAGCGCGATCTTGTTCGCAACGAGCGTTATCGGTATTTTCTTGAATCGTAAGAATGTCATCGTGCTTTTAATGGCAATCGAATTGATGCTTCTCTCAGTCAATATGAACTTTGTTGCCTTTTCACATTATTTGGGTGACATGGCAGGTCAAGTATTCGTATTCTTTATTTTGACTGTGGCAGCTGCTGAAGCGGCTATCGGCTTGGCAATCTTAGTTGTGCTCTTCCGTAAGGTTGACACGATTAACGCCGAAGATCTTGACCACCTTAAAGGCTAG
- a CDS encoding NADH-quinone oxidoreductase subunit J, which translates to MTFDPSTLFAVFFYGFAGLLVISALRVITARNPVHAALFLVLAFFCASGLWMLLKAEFLSLALILVYVGAVMVLFLFVVMMLDLDLEHLRRDFKKFLPVAFLMGAVIVLELSIVIIRSFIGTNAPVQPMPEEVMANNTQALGMLIFGEYVYAFEVAGVILLVAIIAAVALTLRNRKDSKSQNIHEQVNVVAADRMRIVKMGSDMAAKQDARGEKK; encoded by the coding sequence ATGACATTCGATCCATCTACATTATTCGCTGTTTTCTTCTACGGCTTTGCAGGCTTGTTAGTGATTTCTGCATTGCGCGTGATAACGGCTCGCAATCCTGTGCATGCAGCACTATTCTTGGTTCTAGCTTTCTTCTGCGCCTCTGGCTTGTGGATGTTGCTCAAAGCAGAATTCTTAAGCCTCGCATTGATTTTGGTTTATGTTGGCGCTGTGATGGTTCTATTCTTATTCGTAGTGATGATGCTCGACTTAGATCTTGAGCATCTTCGCCGTGATTTCAAGAAATTTCTGCCTGTCGCCTTCTTAATGGGTGCTGTGATTGTTCTTGAATTATCGATCGTGATTATTCGTAGTTTTATCGGAACTAACGCGCCAGTACAACCGATGCCAGAAGAAGTAATGGCAAATAATACCCAAGCTTTGGGCATGTTAATTTTTGGTGAATATGTTTATGCCTTTGAAGTTGCCGGTGTGATCTTGTTAGTAGCGATCATTGCTGCAGTCGCTTTGACACTGCGTAATCGCAAAGACTCAAAATCACAGAATATTCATGAGCAAGTAAATGTGGTAGCGGCTGATCGGATGCGTATCGTGAAGATGGGCTCTGATATGGCTGCAAAGCAAGATGCTAGGGGAGAAAAGAAATGA